The genomic window AACTTAGCAATTTGGGAGTGGGGAAATCATTTGCCTTAGTTGTAGAATGCATCATTTTGCCTTGTAAATTGAGAGAAAAAGTAACCTATCTCACCAATATAAGATAGGAATTCCAACCTTAGTAAATATCGGTAACAATCCAACCATTTATGCTATTAGTGGATCAACAATGTATGTTAGGCCAATTAATACTTATGATAATTGTGGTGAGGTTCAAACCTAAGACCCCTCAAAAGCCAAAGATTCAACACCATTTTAAACTACAAATTTAACTCAAAAGTTTAAACAACATGGTACTCACCAATAAGACATATTAACGTAATTTTGTAGGGTTAATAGACTTAATTAAtagcaaaagcaaaagcaagaAAATCCTTTGGTGGGACTTCCATTTGCATCCACCATGTGATGTGGGCATCGACAGTGGTCGAGCATCCACCCAAATCGCACAGCCCAAGCCACCATCTAGCAACTACAAATACATCCAAAGAAGCATACCTCTCCCAACCCACAAAATGTAAATTGTTGGGACACATTGATAAATTTGATACTTCACAATTCCAACCAAAGGAGAAAATGGGGCACCGACGAAACCACataagaaatcaaatcaaatgatTTCCCTAAAACCCAAAAGCGACATTCTCGATCACTTTTTGGGTTGACAACAACTTGAAGTAACTACCAGTCTCATCTGCTAATACACATTTTTGGGTAATATTTAGTTATCAATTTGGAGCCGCTTTCTTGGTTTTGAACCCATAAAAAACCACTCCAGACAaacccaaattaaataattcaggTTTCTACATAAGGGGTTGTtaatactatttaaaaaaaaccctaattctgCAATGAAAgtgaaatgaaaaaattgaaaatttgacaaCAAATTCCTAAAGAAAAGCGAAAATGGAAGTGGGTATGGTGCATTGAGACAAGAAAGTTTAGAATTTTGAAGACTTTCGGAGAAATGCACATGCTATTGATTTTTAAGTTCAATTTTGAGAATAATTCACTCTAAGTAACCACAAACAATGAGAATAAAATGATACCATTTCTATGTACTTTACAAACACATCCATgttgataaatatatttatctattcttttttttttttttcaatttttattctttcattaGAAGTTTGtgaaattgttaattttttagataaacATTTGAccaatattttttcattaaaaatgaatattaatatctgaaaatttttaactataaattataatattatacttatatttttatttactttaaaacaAATACTAcattataagaaataaatacaaaataaatggataataattgtttctataaataacttaatgataacttttcatatataataaaaatataaattatgtattttttttgttaagaaaatggtaatcttttaataaaaataataaaaatagatattaatattttaataaatcaataaaattgtatttatttgttaagttttaaaatttatagatttattaaaatattagtaaaataaaatttataaatttattgaaatatattcatcattatcatatttgatatataaaataaggaGTGAGAATGAACACCTCATTCATTATCATGTTTGGAatgagaatgaaataaaaaatgattctaacaaataaaggaatttctataaattatttaaaaaaaacacttttctaatagtaaaaaataaaaaaactgatttatataagttgtttttaaaaataatttttttaattttgatttttaaaatttaatttatataatataaatgaaatttaattcaattcttattacaaataaaaagaaaaattatgattgaattaaaaataaatagtttttaataaaatataaaaataaattaaaaataattcaactcTTTTCCTGGGCTAGGCCAGCCTTTTGGGCTCTCTTATGGGTCCTATCTCTGGGCCTAATTTCTGGGCCAATTTTGGGCCTCccttttttaacatatataatttttctgaAGCCTTTTTTGCCTCCTTAAAGGGACCATTTTCTGGCAACTTCGGGgcatttgaatttttattttatttaatttttttcctaatattttagctatgaattataatattttagaacTTCACACAAATATTTATCtactttaaaaaagaatattaaattataagaaataaataaaaaataaatatttcaataaaccACGTCATGATAAATTTCatacataacaaaaaatataaattatgtattttttttttataaaaaaagatgatAATATTTTAGTGAAAGTTATAAAAGATACATTAATATAAGAAGTTGTTAACCTTATTTTTAGGGTGAGGAGTGATCTTAAACACAACATTAATGGGCTTAAAAGCGGGCTTCTGCTCCTCAATTGAAGCTACCACATGGCACCATGTCATAAGCCAACAACCCTCCCCTCTTCCTCCCCTCACCCACACGGGCCACACCCAACCGAAACCCACCCCACATGATACCCAACCCAATAAAAAATGGACTGGGCCTAATTTTGGCCCATTTTCCTAGGCTTGATAGTTTGTTCATTTTCCTGTCTTTTAGGCCCTCTTATGGGTCCCATCCCCTGGCCCAATTTTGGAcctcacttttttttataaagccTTTTTTTTGTCCTTAAAGGGACCATTTTTTGGCCCCTTTCTGGGCAACTTTTGGGTcgtttgaatttttattttattttcttttttctgaaaCCATTTTTTCCTCTCTGCAAGGGCCTAATTTATGGGCCCAATATAtggggctttttttttttttttttttttttccttctccattTTAACTTCCTAACTTTCAAAACCCATAATTTTAAATGAGTCATGgtcttttgattatttatttatttatttaattttgaaagatgttgtagtatgtggctcatatttgAGCGAAAAGACATATGGAGAAAAAGGGGTAAATGCAGGAGCGAAGTGATAGCATTTATCATTTAGGCTTGTATTTCTTTTGTTGTAGGCGAACGATAGGTTGGGGGTGCAGGGGGCAACACCCCTGCGGTATCGTtcaggggtatttttggaatttcattacttaagggttagtataaatacccttttatgtaaCCTTAATTTGATACATAGTGAAAATCATCTTTTCTTGTTCCCATGGATATAGGTAATTAGTTGAACCACGTTAAATTTACGTGTTTTTCTTTctcgtttttctatttttcatcattaaTCGTTGCACGGATTCCAATAGATGTTTTACTTGGGCATAATTTAGTTTTTTGACTTGATAACATGATCAACATTACATAGAGAAGTTCTGTTATCATAGGCCATAATCAAACAACATAATCTACATTTCATACAAAATTGACAGATCATAAAAGAGTACAAACTattctaatataattttaaaatagttatttattatccATATGACTATTTGACTTGACAAACTTTACAATGTGGTCTACACTTTATTCGAAATAAACATTCTTTATTATGGATgataatcaagaaaaaaattgattattatgatttaattttaaatggttAATCATTGTCCATGATTAAATCTAGGCAAATTAAGTTACTAGATATTTCACTCTTACTCTTACTCATTGTCTATGATTAAATCTCAGCCAGAATCACATCCCGTTTTAGAGCTAGTTCCATTTGTCATTTCTCCGACTCTTACTCCTCCCATCCATGGGAATTAAGTTTGAGACACCAACCAATAGAGCCACTTTCATACATGTAAAACCCGTCTTTAATATTGTTGAAACCATCCAAAGCTGACGGGTTGATTCAAAGAGACCAAACTTTTGCCACCCATGGGAAAAGGattccaaatataaaaatcGGCATTAATGTTTCCAAACAACTTTGTCGTGGTTCaataataaatagaaacatATCCATCCTATAAGTCTgataaatctttttattttttatagggaACAAGGAGATGTATTAAtataaaggagaaaaaaggTCCATGAACTAAACCAAAGGGAAAGTCAAGCACTGATCATCATTATTACCTGTACATgtaaatttgaagatttttcttGGACCCTTATTACCAATCTTCTACCTTTGATATGAGACAAGTAGGGCCTGCAGGATCATCCAATTCAGAGGTCATCTATCGAATCCTAGGGTATTCTTAGCGATGAGTTTCTCTATCTAATGCCTTTGAAATTCTCTCTACCTTGGATGTTTTGATCTACCACAATCATCAAAAGTAGATTTGCTTCTAAAATTCTCTTGCAGGTAATTTCTATTCTATGGATATTTTGATCTGGGTGAGGtgattctaattattttttcttaacatgCATAGAAGGATGATGCACAAGTACTTgacaatttttcttatctaattaAATTGATGATCTTTCTTACATGTGTTATTGAGTGTCTTGATGCATTTGTCTTCTTTTTATTCGTATATGggaaacaaaatttttcttcaattcatGAAAAGAGTTATAACATGTTGCAATTAAGTTTTTACAGGTGTTCATAGTTGGTGAATTGCATAATAAATGGAGAGGATTTCAATTCTGGGTTTCCTTTTAGCTCTTCTCTATTTAATGGTGAGAGGAACAATTGCTTATAAGGATGAAACTCATTTGACAGATTGCCTAGAATCCGATCGAGAAGCCCTTATTGACTTAAAAAGCGATctcaaatattccaaaaatcgATTTTCATCATGGAAAGGAAGTAATTGTTGTCAATGGAAAGGGATTAGTTGTGAAAATAGTACCAGAAGTGTTATTTCCGTAGATCTTCATAATCCATACTCTCCTTTGTATGAATTTGAGAAAAGGAGCTCAATGAACTTGAGTGGGGAGATTAGTTCTTCATTGTTAAAACTCAAGTCCTTGAAACATTTGGACTTGAGTTTCAACACATTTGAAAGCATCCCAATTCCGGAATTCTTTGGATCTTTGAAGAATTTACAATATCTAAACATATCAAATGCAGGGTTTAGCGGTGTAATCCCTCCAAATTTGGGAAACCTCTCAAGGTTGCAGTATCTTGATCTTTCTTCTCAATATGGGAATGGTCTATCTGCTGATAATTTTGAGTGGATGATTGGTCTTATTTCCTTGAAGCATCTCAAGATGAACCAAGTCGACCTTTCATTTGTTAGATCAAATTGGGTGGATGTATTAAACAAGCTTCCATTTTTAACTGAGTTGCATCTATCTGATTGTCGCCTCTCGGGTTCAGTTTCTCTAGCCTCAGTAGTTAATTTTACTATGCTTTCTGTTATATCCATGAGGTGGAACTACCTTGATTCAACAATTTTGGAATTGCTTGTAAATATCAGCAGCCTTACATTCATTGATCTAAGCTACAACAGCTTAAACAGTATTCCTCTTGGTCTCAATCAGCTACCTAATCTGCAATACTTGAACCTGTATGGCAATGGAAATCTTACTGGCAATTGCTCTCAACAATTGAGggaaggttggaaaaagatAGAGGTCCTCATTTTGGCTTCAAATAACTTTCATGGTAAACTTCAAATAACTTTCACTGCTCTTCCTTAAATTTATTGCTTATGACTTTATAATTGGTATATATTATTATACTATTTGTTaatagatgaatttttcttttcttttctttttttgttcttggTGATTGCAGGTAGCATTCCTGACTCCATTGGAAGCTTCTGCAACCTAAAATATTTGGACTTAGGCCATAATAACTTGACAGGAAGTTTACCTCAATTTCTGGAAGGAATGGAAAACTGCAGCTGTAAAAGTTATTTGCCTTACTTGACTAATTTGATCCTGCCCAACAATCAATTAGTTGGCAAATTAGCAGAATGGTTGGGACTGCTTGAAAATCTCGTGGAACTAGACCTGTCATATAACAAGTTTGAAGGCCTTATCCCTGCTTCTTTAGGGGCATTGTCAAATCTTGAGAGCCTCAAACTAAACAATAACAGCCTTCAAGGTCCCATCCCTGCAACTTTAGGGTCATTGCAACACTTGACAGATATGTGGCTTGGAACTAACCAACTGAATGGGACTCTCCCAGATAGTTTTGGACAGCTTTCTGAATTACTTTACCTGGAAGTTTCTTTCAATAGTTTGACAGGGATTCTCTCTGCAGAGCATTTCTCAAAGCTAAGTAAGTTGAAACACCTGTACATGCAGTCCAATTCaggttttaatttgaatgtaaATTCCAGTTGGGTCCCCCCTTTCCAGATCCGGGACCTTGCTTTTGGTTCATGCAGTTTAGGTCCTTCTTTTCCAGCCCGGCTTCAGTCCCAAAAGGAGCTTGTGTCTCTTGATTTCTCAAACACTAGCATTTCAAGTCCCATACCAAACTGGTTTTGGAATCTTTCTTCTAATTTAGATTTCTTAAATCTTTCTCTCAATCACTTGCATGGCCAGTTACCAAATCCATTAAATGTTTCTCAATATGCATTGATTGATTTCAGCTCCAACCTCTTTGAAGGACCTATTCCTCTTCCAACCAAAACTATTGAATCACTATATTTCTCCaacaataatttttcgggtCCCATCCCACCGAGCATAGGTGAATCCATTGCAAGCTCGAGGGTCCTTTCTCTTTCGGGTAATCAAATAACAGGAGTCATCCCAGCTTCTATAGGAGATATAAGGGGTCTTGATATCATTGATCTTTCATGGAATAGTTTGACAGGAAGCATTCCCTTAACCATTATCAATTGCTCTTCCTTAAGAGTTCTAGACCTCGGAAACAATGGTA from Vitis vinifera cultivar Pinot Noir 40024 chromosome 9, ASM3070453v1 includes these protein-coding regions:
- the LOC104880427 gene encoding receptor-like protein EIX2 — encoded protein: MERISILGFLLALLYLMVRGTIAYKDETHLTDCLESDREALIDLKSDLKYSKNRFSSWKGSNCCQWKGISCENSTRSVISVDLHNPYSPLYEFEKRSSMNLSGEISSSLLKLKSLKHLDLSFNTFESIPIPEFFGSLKNLQYLNISNAGFSGVIPPNLGNLSRLQYLDLSSQYGNGLSADNFEWMIGLISLKHLKMNQVDLSFVRSNWVDVLNKLPFLTELHLSDCRLSGSVSLASVVNFTMLSVISMRWNYLDSTILELLVNISSLTFIDLSYNSLNSIPLGLNQLPNLQYLNLYGNGNLTGNCSQQLREGWKKIEVLILASNNFHGSIPDSIGSFCNLKYLDLGHNNLTGSLPQFLEGMENCSCKSYLPYLTNLILPNNQLVGKLAEWLGLLENLVELDLSYNKFEGLIPASLGALSNLESLKLNNNSLQGPIPATLGSLQHLTDMWLGTNQLNGTLPDSFGQLSELLYLEVSFNSLTGILSAEHFSKLSKLKHLYMQSNSGFNLNVNSSWVPPFQIRDLAFGSCSLGPSFPARLQSQKELVSLDFSNTSISSPIPNWFWNLSSNLDFLNLSLNHLHGQLPNPLNVSQYALIDFSSNLFEGPIPLPTKTIESLYFSNNNFSGPIPPSIGESIASSRVLSLSGNQITGVIPASIGDIRGLDIIDLSWNSLTGSIPLTIINCSSLRVLDLGNNGSIPPTLGGLKAMAQEKNINQFVLYGSFQGRRYGGQYYEESLVVNMQGQRLEYTRTLSLVTSIDLSGNNLSGEFPEAITELFGLVALNLSRNHITGQIPESISRLKELLSLDLSSNKLFSTIPSSMASLSFLGSLNLSNNNFSGEIPFTGQMTTFDDFAFDGNPGLCGAPLVEKCQDKDSDKEHSTGTDENDNHFIDRWFYLSVGLGFAAGILVPYFVLVSRKSWCDAYWNIVDEIIDKTFWLRRRRRRAATYTRSHGRPQ